A genomic window from Camelina sativa cultivar DH55 chromosome 2, Cs, whole genome shotgun sequence includes:
- the LOC104713651 gene encoding DNA replication licensing factor MCM7-like — MKDHDFDGDKALAKQFLENFANANGGSKYMEILQEVSNRKIRAITVDLDDLFNYEGDIEEFLGRLTENTRRYVSIFSAAVDELLPEPTEAFPDDDHDILMTQRADDGTDNADVSDPHQQIPSEVKRFYEVYFKAPSKVKPSTIREVKASHIGQLVKISGIVTRCSDVKPLMAVAVYTCEDCGHEIYQEVTSRVFMPLFKCPSSRCRVNSKAGNPILQLRASKFLKFQEAKMQELAEHVPKGHIPRSMTVHLRGELTRKVSPGDVVEFSGIFLPIPYTGFKALRAGLVADTYLEATSVTHFKKKYEEYEFQKDEEEQIARLAEDGDIYNKLSRSLAPEIYGHEDIKKALLLLLVGAPHRQLKDGMKIRGDVHICLMGDPGVAKSQLLKHIINVAPRGVYTTGKGSSGVGLTAAVMRDQVTNEMVLEGGALVLADMGICAIDEFDKMDESDRTAIHEVMEQQTVSIAKAGITTSLNARTAVLAAANPAWGRYDLRRTPAENINLPPALLSRFDLLWLILDRADMDSDLELAKHVLHVHQTEESPALGFEPLEPNILRSYISAARRLSPYVPAELEEYIATAYSSIRQEEAKSNTPHSYTTVRTLLSILRISAALARLRFSESVAQSDVDEALRLMQMSKISLYADDRQKAGLDAISDTYSIIRDEAARSNRTHVSYANALNWISRKGYSEAQLKECLEEYAALNVWQIDPNTFDIRFI; from the exons ATGAAAGACCACGATTTCGACGGCGATAAAG CGCTCGCCAAGCAATTTCTCGAGAATTTCGCCAACGCTAATGGCGGATCTAAGTACATGGAGATTCTC CAAGAGGTTTCAAATCGTAAGATTCGAGCTATTACGGTCGATCTTGATGACTTATtcaat TATGAGGGTGATATTGAGGAGTTTCTCGGACGGTTGACTGAAAACACTCGCCGTTATGTTTCCATTTTCTCTGCTGCTGTTGACGAGTTGCTACCCGAACCCACTGAAGCATTTCCGGATGATGATCATGATATTCTCATGACTCAGAGAGCTGACGATGGGACTGATAATGCAGATGTTTCTGACCCGCATCAGCAGATTCCTTCTGAGGTTAAAAGATTTTA TGAGGTTTATTTTAAAGCTCCTTCAAAGGTAAAGCCATCTACCATCAGGGAGGTTAAGGCTTCACACATTGGGCAACTTGTTAAAATATCTGGTATTGTGACCCGCTGTTCGGATGTCAAGCCACTTATGGCGGTTGCTGTTTACACATGTGAAGATTGTGGTCATGAAATTTACCAG GAAGTTACATCTAGAGTCTTCATGCCTTTGTTTAAGTGCCCCTCCAGCCGCTGTCGCGTTAATAGCAAAGCCGGAAATCCCATCCTTCAGCTCAGGGCATCAAAGTTTCTAAAGTTTCAGGAG GCTAAGATGCAAGAGTTGGCTGAACATGTACCTAAAGGGCATATTCCAAGGTCGATGACTGTTCATCTTAGAGGAGAGTTGACAAGAAAG GTATCACCAGGTGATGTTGTTGAATTCTCAGGAATTTTTCTTCCCATTCCTTACACTGGGTTTAAGGCACTTCGAGCTGGCTTAGTAGCGGACACCTATCTGGAAGCAACGTCTGTTACTCatttcaagaagaaatatgagGA ATATGAGTTTCAGAAAGATGAGGAAGAACAGATTGCACGTTTGGCTGAGGATGGTGACATTTACAATAAGTTGTCGCGATCACTGGCCCCTGAGATTTATGGACATGAAGATATTAAAAAAGCTTTGCTTCTCCTTCTTGTGGGTGCTCCTCACAGGCAATTAAAGGATGGGATGAAG ATTAGAGGAGATGTGCATATATGTCTGATGGGTGATCCTGGAGTTGCCAAAAGTCAGCTTCTCAAGCACATTATAAATGTTGCTCCAAGGGGAGTCTACACAACAGGCAAAGGTAGCAGTGGAGTTGGTCTAACTGCCGCTGTTATGAGAGATCAAGtaacaaatgagatggttttAGAAGGAGGAGCACTG GTGTTGGCTGACATGGGAATCTGTGCAATTGATGAGTTTGATAAGATGGATGAATCAGATCGTACTGCAATTCATGAGGTCATGGAGCAGCAAACTGTAAGCATTGCGAAAGCTGGGATTACCACGTCCTTGAATGCTCGAACAGCTGTTCTTGCCGCAGCCAATCCAGCCTG GGGAAGATATGATTTGCGAAGAACTCCAGCTGAAAACATAAATCTTCCACCAGCCCTTCTTTCAAGATTTGATCTTCTGTGGTTGATCTTAGATCGAGCTGATATGGACAGCGACCTTGAATTGGCTAAGCATGTGCTTCACGTGCACCAGACAGAAGAATCTCCTGCGCTGGGCTTCGAGCCGCTGGAACCCAATATTCTGCG TTCATACATTTCTGCTGCGAGAAGATTATCACCATACGTACCAGCGGAGTTAGAAGAATACATAGCAACAGCTTATTCCAGCATCAGGCAAGAAGAAGCGAAATCAAATACTCCGCATTCTTATACAACAGTGAGAACTCTCCTCAGCATTCTGCGCATATCCGCG GCACTAGCAAGGTTGAGATTCTCAGAATCAGTGGCACAGAGTGATGTGGATGAGGCGCTTAGACTGATGCAGATGTCGAAAATATCACTGTATGCGGATGACAGACAAAAAGCAGGACTGGATGCGATATCAGACACATATTCAATCATAAGAGACGAAGCTGCAAGATCTAACAGGACCCATGTGAGCTATGCAAACGCTCTTAACTGGATCTCCAGAAAG GGATACAGTGAGGCTCAGCTAAAGGAGTGTTTGGAGGAATATGCAGCTTTGAATGTTTGGCAGATTGATCCTAACACCTTTGACATCCGTTTTATTTGA
- the LOC104713659 gene encoding DNA mismatch repair protein MSH6-like — translation MAPSRRQISGRSPLVNQQRQITSFFGKSASSSPSPSPSPAPSLSNKKTPKSNNPNPNSPSPSPPKKTPKLNPNPDPPARSPTPGPATPSPVQSKFKKPLLVIGQTPSPPQSAEITYGDEVVGKQVRVFWPLDKKWYDGSVTFYDKGEGKHVVEYEDGEEESLDLRKEKIEWVVGEKLGDRFKRLRRGASALRKVVTDDDDDDDVEMGDVEEEKENKSDGDDSSDEDWGKNVGKEVCESEEDDDVELVDENEMDEEALLEEKDEETPKVNRVSKIDSRKRKSSEVTKSGSEKKSRTDKDTILKGFKASVVEPPKKIVEADKVVKGLDDNILDGDALARFGARESEKFRFLGVDRRDAKRRRPTDENYDPRTLYLPPDFVKKLTGGQRQWWEFKSKHMDKVVFFKMGKFYELFEMDAHVGAKELDIQYMKGEQPHCGFPEKNFSVNIEKLVRKGYRVLVVEQTETPDQLDQRRKEKGSKDKVVKREICAVVTKGTLTDGEMLSTNPDASYLMALTEGGESLNDQKADHNFGVCLVDVATKKIMLGQFKDDQDCSALSCLLSEIRPVEIIKPAKVLSSATERTIVRQTRNPLVNNLVPLSEFWDAEKTMHEVGIFYKRISCQPSSAYSSEEKILGDGSSFLPKMLTELATEDKNGSLALSALGGAIYYLRQAFLDESLLRFAKFESLPYCDFSNVYEKQHMVLDAAALENLEIFENSRNGGYSGTLYAQLNQCVTASGKRLLKAWLARPLYNTEMIKERQDAVAILRGENLPYSLEFRKALSRLPDMERLIARIFSSIEASGRNGDKVVLYEDTAKKLVQEFISTLRGCETMAEACSSLRAILKHDKSRRLLTLLTPGQSLPNISSSIKYFKDAFDWVEAHNSGRVIPHEGADEEYDCACKTVEEFESSLKKHLKEQRKLLGDASINYVTVGKDEYLLEVPEILSGSVPNDYELCSSKKGVFRYWTPTIKKLLKELSQANSEKESALKSISQRLIGRFCEHQEKWRQLVSTTAELDVLISLAFASDSYEGVRCRPVVSGSTSDDVPHLSATGLGHPVLRGDSLGRGSFVPNNVKIGGAEKASFILLTGPNMGGKSTLLRQVCLAVILAQIGADVPAETFEVSPVDRICVRMGAKDHIMAGQSTFLTELSETAVMLTSATRNSLVVLDELGRGTATSDGQAIAESVLEHFIDKVQCRGLFSTHYHRLSVDYQTNPKVSLCHMACQVGEGSGGVEEVTFLYRLTPGACPKSYGVNVARLAGLPDNVLQRAVIKSKEFEALYGRKHGQTDGELAAMIKQIISSVASTDNSTSMDSLSKLYSMANTFLQLTS, via the exons ATGGCTCCATCTCGCCGTCAGATCAGTGGAAGATCTCCGTTGGTGAACCAGCAGCGTCAAATCACCTCCTTCTTTGGGAAatctgcttcatcttctccttctccgtctCCGTCACCAGCTCCATCTCTTTCCAATAAAAAAAcccccaaatctaacaaccctaaccctaattctcCGTCACCGTCTCCGCCTaaaaaaacccccaaattgAACCCTAATCCCGATCCTCCTGCTCGTAGTCCCACCCCTGGTCCTGCGACTCCTTCTCCTGTACAGTCCAAGTTTAAGAAGCCTTTGCTCGTCATCGGACAGACTCCTTCGCCTCCTCAATCGGCGGAAATCACGTACGGGGACGAGGTGGTGGGAAAGCAGGTTAGGGTTTTCTGGCCGTTGGATAAGAAATGGTATGATGGGAGCGTGACTTTTTATGATAAGGGTGAGGGTAAGCATGTAGTCGAGTATGAAGATGGGGAAGAAGAGTCTTTGGATTTAAGGAAGGAGAAGATTGAGTGGGTTGTTGGGGAGAAATTAGGAGATAGGTTTAAGCGATTGAGACGAGGCGCTTCGGCTTTGAGAAAAGTTGTcacggatgatgatgatgatgatgatgtggagaTGGGCGatgtggaagaagagaaagaaaataaaagtgatggTGATGATTCTAGCGATGAAGACTGGGGGAAGAACGTGGGGAAAGAGGTATGcgagagtgaagaagatgatgatgtggaATTGGTTGATGAGAATGAGATGGATGAAGAAGCGCTCttggaagagaaagatgaagaaactcCCAAGGTTAATAGAGTTTCCAAAATTGACTCTAGAAAGCGGAAGAGTAGTGAAGTAACGAAATCAGGCAGTGAGAAGAAAAGCAGGACTGATAAAGACACTATTTTGAAAGGTTTTAAGGCTTCTGTTGTGGAGCCTCCGAAGAAGATTGTAGAAG CTGATAAGGTAGTCAAGGGTTTGGACGATAACATATTGGATGGAGATGCTCTGGCTAGATTTGGTGCTCGTGAATCTGAGAAATTCCGCTTCCTGGGAGT GGACCGAAGAGATGCTAAAAGGAGACGCCCTACCGATGAAAATTATGATCCGAGGACACTCTACCTTCCTCCTGATTTTGTGAAAAAGTTGACTGGAGGCCAG AGACAATGGTGGGAGTTTAAATCAAAGCATATGGACAAAGTTGTATTCTTCAAG ATGGGTAAATTCTATGAGCTTTTTGAGATGGATGCACATGTAGGAGCCAAGGAACTGGATATCCAGTACATGAAG GGAGAACAACCTCACTGTGGATTTCCGGAGAAGAATTTCTCTGTAAACATCGAAAAACTAGTTAGAAAG GGCTATCGCGTTTTAGTAGTGGAGCAAACAGAAACACCTGATCAGCTGGACCAACGCCGAAAAGAGAAAGGTTCCAAGGATAAA GTTGTGAAGCGTGAAATATGTGCAGTTGTTACAAAAGGCACGCTGACAGATGGGGAGATGCTATCAACTAATCCGGATGCATCTTATCTAATGGCATTGACTGAAGGAGGAGAAAGTTTAAATGATCAGAAAGCAGACCACAATTTTGGTGTCTGTTTGGTTGATGTTGCGACAAAGAAGATAATGCTGGGTCAG TTCAAGGATGATCAAGATTGCAGTGCATTATCTTGCCTGCTATCTGAGATAAGGCCGGTTGAAATTATTAAACCAGCTAAGGTGTTGAGTTCTGCAACCGAGAGAACAATAGTTAGACAAACCAGAAATCCCTTAGTAAATAATCTGGTCCCACTTTCTGAATTCTGGGATGCAGAGAAGACCATGCATGAAGTTGGAATTTTCTACAAGCGAATCAGTTGTCAACCGTCTTCTGCTTATTCTAGCGAGGAAAAGATTCTAGGTGATGGTTCAAGCTTCCTTCCAAAAATGCTGACTGAATTAGCAACTGAAGATAAGAATGGCAGCCTGGCACTCTCTGCTCTTGGTGGTGCCATTTACTACCTGCGACAAGCATTCTTGGATGAGAGTCTGCTTAGATTTGCCAAGTTTGAATCCCTGCCTTACTGTGATTTCAGCAACGTTTATGAGAAACAGCACATGGTTCTTGATGCTGCTGCTCTCGAAAACCTTGAGATATTTGAAAACAGTAGAAATGGAGGCTATTCGGG AACGCTGTATGCTCAACTGAATCAATGCGTCACTGCATCTGGGAAACGGTTACTAAAAGCATGGCTGGCAAGACCTTTATATAATACGGAAATGATCAAGGAACGACAAGATGCTGTAGCAATTCTGCGG GGTGAAAATCTTCCGTACTCACTGGAATTCCGGAAGGCGTTGTCCAGACTTCCAGACATGGAACGGTTGATTGCACGTATTTTTTCTAGCAT TGAAGCTAGTGGGAGAAACGGAGATAAAGTGGTGTTATATGAAGATACGGCAAAGAAGCTGGTACAAGAATTCATATCAACTCTACGTGGTTGTGAAACAATGGCAGAAGCATGCTCTTCTCTCCGTGCTATTTTGAAGCATGATAAATCCAGGCGTCTGCTTACTTTATTAACTCCTG GTCAAAGTCTTCCGAATATATCATCCTCCATTAAGTATTTCAAGGATGCTTTTGACTGGGTAGAAGCTCACAATTCTGGGCGTGTAATACCCCATGAAGGAGCTGATGAAGAGTATGATTGTGCCTGCAAAACAGTAGAAGAATTTGAGTCCAGTTTGAAAAAACATCTGAAAGAGCAACGGAAATTACTTGGAGATGCATCA ATAAATTATGTTACAGTTGGAAAGGACGAATACCTCTTGGAAGTTCCTGAAATTTTAAGTGGGAGTGTTCCTAATGATTATGAGTTATGCTCAtcgaaaaag GGTGTTTTCCGATATTGGACTCCTACCATCAAGAAATTATTAAAAGAGCTATCACAAGCAAATTCTGAAAAAGAATCGGCTCTAAAGAGCATTTCACAGAGATTAATTGGACGTTTCTGCGAGCATCAAGAAAAATGGAGACAATTGGTTTCTACAACAGCTG AGCTGGACGTGTTGATTAGCCTCGCTTTTGCAAGTGATTCTTATGAAGGAGTAAGATGCCGCCCAGTAGTATCAGGTTCTACATCTGATGATGTTCCACACTTATCTGCCACTGGTCTAGGGCATCCAGTTCTAAGGGGTGATTCGTTAGGCAGAGGTTCTTTTGTAccaaataatgtaaaaataggTGGTGCTGAGAAAGCCAGTTTCATCCTCCTCACAGGCCCTAATATGGGTGGAAAATCCACCCTTCTTCGCCAAGTTTGCTTGGCTGTAATCTTGGCTCAG ATTGGAGCAGATGTCCCAGCAGAAACCTTTGAGGTTTCGCCTGTTGACAGAATATGTGTGCGGATGGGTGCAAAAGATCATATCATGGCAGGACAGAGCACGTTTTTAACAGAACTTTCAGAAACCGCGGTGATGTTG ACATCAGCAACCCGAAACTCGCTGGTGGTGCTAGATGAGCTTGGACGAGGAACAGCCACCTCGGATGGACAAGCCATTGC GGAATCCGTACTTGAGCACTTCATAGACAAGGTGCAGTGTAGAGGATTATTCTCTACTCATTATCATCGTCTCTCTGTAGATTATCAAACCAATCCAAAG GTCTCACTTTGCCATATGGCATGTCAAGTAGGAGAAGGAAGTGGTGGAGTTGAAGAAGTTACGTTTCTCTATAGATTGACACCGGGTGCATGTCCTAAAAGCTATGGAGTCAACGTTGCTCGGTTAGCTG GTCTTCCAGATAACGTACTTCAGAGAGCCGTGATAAAATCCAAAGAATTTGAGGCCTTGTACGGTAGAAAACATGGACAAACTGATGGTGAATTGGCAGCTATGATAAAGCAGATCATCAGTAGTGTTGCATCAACTGATAACTCAACTTCAATGGACTCATTGTCTAAGCTATACTCCATGGCCAACACATTTCTCCAGTTAACCAGCTAA